ACGCTGCTGTGGTAATGCCTTCAACCTGCTCACTCTTACCGCGGCGAAAGATCGTTCCCGCACCAAGAAAGCTGACGCCGGCGATGATTGCTTCAACAATACGAATCGGGTCGGTGCGTATGCCGACATCGACGCTGGCGTTGAAGCGCCCAAGCAGCGCGTCGCCCAAGCCCACAAGCAGCGCCGCCGCGCCCGCGACTATCATGTGGGTGCGCAGACCGGAGGGCTTGTCGGCCAGCTCACGCTCGAGGCCGACGAGCCCGCCAAGCAGCATGGCCAGTGCGACTTCGCTGATGACTTGAAACTGCATCCTTAAGTCCATGTAATAAGACCTCTTGCTCTAGTAGCCCTTAACAGGCTGCTAGTTCATGATTATGACGGTTACGCATCTTCTTGACTACGGCTTGGCGCCTCAAGCACGCTGACATCGCTTAGGGGCATGACGTTAAAGCCCCACTTGAGCTTCAAGGGGAGGTGCCGCGACTGAGATGACCCTTTAGGGCCGAGGGAACTGCTCGTGCTAGGGTTCTGTTGGGGCTTCTAGGGAGGCCTTGGTAGCACGTCCCTCCCTGGTCCACAGCTCATTCCACATCTCAGTTTGGGTAGTGGCCGGCGGCCGGGGCACGTCGGAGGGGCCTGTGAACTGAGCCTGCTGCGTGGTAGGCGCGAGGGGGTAGGGCAGCCTAGCCCCGTCCGGCAAAGGCGTGCCGCTATCTTCCGGTCCACAAGCAACTAGCGAGATGCTGACGGCTAAGGTCGTAACGACAAGGTAAACATAGCGGCGGCACCCCTTATGACCTGGCTTATGACATAGGCTACGAAAATGTTCTTTCATCGTAAACCTCCTTTAGAACCTGACTGGCGCTTTAAGCCCCCTCGAGTTCAGGGTTGGGATTGTTGAGGCGGGCGAGATAACTGGTGCGGGGGAGCGTGTTGAGCTCCATGAGGAGGCCGTAGTTGAGCGGGCTGGACTTGAGCCGGGCTACCAGACTGTCGGGATCGTTGATGTCACCAAAGACGATGGCGCGGCCGGGACAGGCGGCTGCACAAGCAGGGGTCACCTCGCCGTCCCTGATGCGGCGGTCCTCGAGCTCGGCCTCGATGCGAGCGCTGTTGATCCGCTGCACGCAGTAGGTGCACTTTTCCATGACGCCGCGGCTGCGCACGCTGACCTCGGGGTTTAGCAGCAATTTTAAAGCCTCCTCTTCAAGCCGGGCGTAAAAGAAGAAGTTAAAGCGCCTCACCTTGTAAGGGCAGTTGTTCGAACAGTAGCGCGTGCCC
This is a stretch of genomic DNA from Deinococcota bacterium. It encodes these proteins:
- a CDS encoding MgtC/SapB family protein produces the protein MQFQVISEVALAMLLGGLVGLERELADKPSGLRTHMIVAGAAALLVGLGDALLGRFNASVDVGIRTDPIRIVEAIIAGVSFLGAGTIFRRGKSEQVEGITTAASLLLVSAIGISVALRQHVLAVGVTVLALTVLRGVNLIERWLDGRKSS